From a single Alkalihalophilus pseudofirmus genomic region:
- the mnmE gene encoding tRNA uridine-5-carboxymethylaminomethyl(34) synthesis GTPase MnmE, with translation MEFDTIAAISTALGEGAIGIVRLSGDEAVAIADKIYKGAKPLSEAASHTIVYGYIMDGETRVEEAMVSIMRAPRTFTREDVVEINCHGGLVSVNKVLKLALKHGARLAEPGEFTKRAFLNGRIDLSQAEGVMDLIRAKTDKAMNVALGQVEGRLSKKIAILRQALLETVASVEVNIDYPEYDAEVVTHDLLIEKANFVEREIDKLLGTANQGKILREGLSTVIVGRPNVGKSSLLNSLVHEEKAIVTDIAGTTRDVIEEYVNVRGVPLRLVDTAGIRETEDMVERIGVERSRQVLKEAELILLVLNYGEELSSEDEALFEAVKHLNVIVIVNKTDVEQKIDLNRVRELAEGRPVVTTSLIKDEGVDELENAIASLFFEGDLESGDATYVSNSRHIALLEQAKSTIQDAKSAIDMGVPIDLVQIDITRTWELLGEIIGDSVHESLIDQLFSQFCLGK, from the coding sequence ATGGAATTTGATACAATAGCTGCGATTTCTACGGCTCTTGGCGAGGGGGCGATCGGGATTGTTCGCTTGAGCGGTGATGAGGCCGTGGCAATTGCTGATAAGATCTATAAAGGAGCAAAGCCGCTTTCTGAGGCTGCTTCTCATACGATCGTGTACGGCTATATTATGGACGGTGAGACAAGAGTTGAAGAAGCGATGGTCTCAATTATGCGTGCTCCTCGCACATTTACAAGGGAAGATGTTGTAGAAATTAATTGTCATGGCGGACTGGTATCTGTAAATAAAGTGCTGAAGCTTGCATTAAAGCATGGTGCAAGATTAGCTGAACCCGGTGAATTTACAAAGAGAGCCTTTTTAAATGGACGAATTGACCTTTCTCAAGCAGAAGGAGTGATGGACTTAATCCGAGCAAAAACGGATAAAGCAATGAATGTCGCACTCGGCCAAGTTGAAGGACGTTTGTCGAAGAAAATAGCTATCCTGCGCCAAGCCTTGCTTGAAACGGTTGCTTCAGTGGAAGTGAATATTGATTACCCGGAATATGATGCAGAAGTCGTAACACATGACTTATTAATAGAAAAAGCGAATTTCGTCGAACGTGAAATTGACAAGCTTCTTGGGACGGCGAATCAAGGAAAGATTTTAAGGGAAGGTCTGTCTACTGTTATCGTAGGCCGTCCTAACGTGGGAAAATCTTCATTATTGAATAGCTTGGTTCATGAAGAAAAGGCGATTGTCACAGATATTGCAGGTACAACTCGAGATGTGATTGAAGAATACGTCAATGTACGAGGAGTCCCGCTGCGTTTGGTAGATACGGCAGGAATTCGTGAAACAGAGGATATGGTTGAACGAATTGGTGTCGAACGATCTAGACAGGTATTAAAAGAAGCGGAATTGATCTTGCTCGTATTAAATTACGGCGAGGAATTGTCTAGTGAAGACGAGGCGTTGTTTGAAGCAGTCAAACATTTAAATGTTATTGTAATTGTGAATAAGACAGATGTTGAACAGAAAATTGACTTGAATCGTGTAAGGGAACTTGCAGAGGGCCGTCCGGTTGTCACTACTTCTCTTATAAAAGATGAAGGAGTCGATGAACTTGAGAATGCAATTGCTTCACTGTTCTTTGAAGGAGATCTTGAGAGCGGTGATGCAACATATGTATCAAACTCTAGACATATCGCATTATTAGAACAGGCAAAATCCACTATTCAAGATGCGAAGTCAGCGATTGACATGGGTGTGCCGATTGACTTAGTGCAGATTGATATTACTAGAACGTGGGAGCTTTTAGGAGAAATTATTGGTGATAGTGTACATGAAAGTTTAATTGATCAGCTGTTTTCACAGTTCTGTTTAGGAAAATAA